Within Populus trichocarpa isolate Nisqually-1 chromosome 6, P.trichocarpa_v4.1, whole genome shotgun sequence, the genomic segment TGGTGagcatttttttcttcctgtagaGAGAAATGagaatttaacataaaaaatattggaaataTGTCATTTAATTGATTCTCTTTTAAACAGATTGTGCCATACCAAGAATTGTCACCGATCCCAGTCAAATAATATTTGGAAGCAGCCATCTTCTCACTAAACGTTCTGTTAATAGGAATGTGTCAAGTGGTTCCAAGAGAAGAAATTCAGTATTTGCAAGCCCTGTGCTTAGTAAGTTTAAAAATCCTttctttcttgttgttttttagaTAGCTGTTATGCTTAATCAAGAAGCTGATTAGGCGATGCACTGGAAGTTATATCTGCTGTCAAGTAATTTCAGAATTTTGTTTCCGGGGTGCGTATAACTAGCATATTTTCCAAGTATGGCTTGAGTTGGATTAGTGACATGATGCTATGATACTGCTAGTATTTGGTGCTTTTTGGTGCCTTTGAAACTGCAGCCTTCTTTCATGACTAAAATAGTGTGTTTTTCTTTGGCTTCTTTCCTTCATGTTAtgttaaatatcttgatttgttGAGTACTTACATGTGTGAACACTTGAAGATCAGGAATCAACAGAGCGCATCCTTGCAAGGAAAGCCGTTGAACTTGTGAAGTCTGGAATGGTAATTGGTCTGGGCTCAGGAACCACAATATCTATGGTTATGGAGGAACTTGGTAGACTAATTAGAGAAGGAAAGGTTTGTATCCCATAATAACCCAATGggactcttattttttttttgtttcttaccTTTTATATTTCTGTGGCTAACATGCTGGAGATCAAATCGAtgctggttttttttcttcttagaattCTTAGACAAAGTCATTGCAAAAGGCTTTTGATGCAAATCCTTGGAAGTTTCCTATGAAAAAGATAGCCTAAAGCCTCagaggattaaatttaataagaataGTACTTTGAGGTTTAGCTTATATCTAATAGCATTTAAAATGCACACAATATTTTACTTCTAATGTTTAACTGGGCTTGGACTTGACCTGGGATGAGTTTACTCCTTTCCATTTTCACCAATTATTTTCGAAAGAATGTATTCTTCACAAAATATTCAGATCCATAAAATGCGAAAAGCCTACTTAGTTAAATCTAAATTAGTGCTGGAAAATGACAGAGAATGAAGCTATCAATTAAAGGGCTTCCTGATTGGTTGATTCTTGGGCCACTCAAATTCATCCAATGCTCATGTTTTCCCTAGTGTGATGCTGCTCAGCCACTGACTTGAATGCCTTCATGCGCTAGGTTGAAGCTGACCTAAAGTAGATTCCCATGTGTATTGGTTGAGTTGATTTAacttgagaatatttttttggtttcctcTCTCCAGTTGAAAGATATCATAGCAGTTGGGGGCAATTATCAATCACGAGTTTTGGCTACACAGTTTGGAGTCACAGTTGTAAGTCTATATTGAGAAAAAATGGTGTTcgtaacaatttctttttattaaaaagcaaaaaaggtCTCAAAAGTTGTTGATCTCCCTTATGTTTCATTTACATGGCCTGCTTCATGAAATTGGTTCACAGGTTGATTTGAGTGGTGTTAGTAAAATTGACATTGCATTTGACGGGGTTGATGAAGTGGACTTcaataaaaatctattaaaggtCAGAATGCTTCATCCTTTCATCTGTCTTTTCAGATCTGCATTAAATTATCGTGGAAGTTCCTTCACTAGTTATCCTTTTGCTTTGCAGTGTGGAGGACCTGCACATACCATGCAAAAGGTACGCATAAACATTTCTCTGATGATGCCATAATTTCTTTATTCTGTGTAATTAGACAACTGTGGCATTGGTTTGGTGTGAAAACAGTCAGAGGAAATCCTTAAAATTTATGCCTTATCAAAGTTCTTGAATACTGCAACAGTCAAGTAGTTTTACTCATCTCCCCTATTTTGAttgccatgattttttttatttttgaacagGTAATTGATTCTGTGGCAAGTGAATGCATCATACTAGTTGATCAACCGAAGGTTGTTCACCGGCTTGGCAGCGCATTCCCTGTTCCTGTCAGTTGATATTCCTTGTGGTTATTTATTATCAGTACACATTTGAGCTCCTAGTAGTTGATGCTCACTGCTGTTTTCATAGACATCTGAATACCAATTGTCATATGTTTTTGCTACAGCCAGATCAAATGAATATTAAGCATAACTATTAAGACTCAAGAACCCTTCTTTTACAATCACTGCTTACAGTACTCCTAATCTATTGTCCACAATGGATTGCTTGTTAGTTGAAAACAGATaaaaatcataggaaaatattttggattgaaaaTATACTATAATAAGAACTTCAGTGCTGATCAGAGGTGACCCAtagaaatttttattgttacaaAAATGCCCCCTTTTTTCCTTCGCGGCTGCATGTTTGTGATCTTTATGGATATGCTATATACTAACAAGATATGTTTTAGGTCGAAGTTCTTCCTCCTGCCCTCACACCTGTGCTGAAGCGTCTTGCTACTCTTGGAGGAGGTTGGTTTTGACTAATACTGAGTTAAAAGAACACCCAATTTCACACACCAAAAGTTTTTGGACAGACTAGTTTTTTAGTTGAAACACTAAAAGTATACTGttggtgttttttgtttttcaagtttttttagaCTCAAGAACCCTTTTCcaagttttttgtttaactGTCTCCTGTTGATGTTTCAGTTCCTGAAATTCGATTTACCTCGAATGAGAATGGTCCATTGTTCACTGATCTTGGGAATATGGTTGTAGATGTGAGGTATGTTAACTTTGTCTTTCCTTTTTGGCCTGAGTCATGATGCAAAAACTTGATAGTCAATTTCTAGAACCCAAGTACCATTAACATTTGTAAAGTGGATCTGAATCGACATCAAAATTGACAGACACGAGCGTTTTACTCATGCTCATGACATTCATGGACCCTAATGTTATCTAATCCTTTTACCAGCTTTCCAAATGGGATACAGAACCCTGCTGAACTTGAGAAGAACATTAAATTGTTACCTGGCGTGGTTGAAAACGGTAAGAACTTGCACTTTGTTTCCGGCATTTCTTTCGAgcatatttatttgttgcatgTATGCCCGACTGAACATGCATGAACTTATGCTGGTAACCTTGACTGACATAATGAAAATACATACTGTACATTCCATTGTAACTAGAATTTGCCGTCAGACACGATACAGAACCTACCCTTCTCCTAGCATGATACTATAAATTCTTACGAGTGAACTTGCAGGTATCGTTACTGGAGTCGCTACAACTGTGCTGGTTGCTGTTAAAGAGAGAGGTGCTGTCAATGTGATGAATTTGGAAGACTATGTGAGAACTGTGCTTGACCGGAGGGATGGAACTTTGACAAGTTAAAATAAGAATTCCCCATATAAAATTTTGCTCTGTACATTAGCAAGGCACAAGTAGAAAGAGAGGGTAATTTATACAACGTGTAGACTGTAATTATCAATTGTTATCCATAAAGATCTGTAAAACCTCATCTTTGTCAATTTAAAGGGTCTCTCAATTTGTTCTTACCAGACAGAATCCTTTAGAGTTTCAATGctcttttttaatcttgtaCTTTTAAGCATATCACATTTGTTTACCAATTTTAAGATTGATGGTCTGATTAACTAAAAGTAtcatgtttaaatttaaaaattaatcaaacaataatgtTGAACAGTAGGAGACATAAAGAAAAAGCACAAGAAGGTCATAGGATCATAAATCAGAATCTTAACGTGGGATCTAATGACGTGTCCATTCTTCGAAAGATCCATGGTATTCtcgaattattattttttctagcttattacatagttattaaaccagattttcttataaaaaatattataatttttttttaaaaaaaaactgattagatcaattaaaagttgattttttaaaccCTCATCCTACTAGGAAACGAGTTGATTAGGTCTTGGATTGACCTATTAAGTTAGATTTAATCACGgtattttaaactataattatttattttccttttttttttctcctttcaacCACAATTAAGATTTCGATCTATAATCATAAGACTTTAGATTCACCATTTTCAATGTCCTTTTGCAGTCACTATAATAAGGCTACAGTCTCAATGTCCTTATGCCAGAATCATAAATTTAGAGATTTATGTTCGCAGTCAGAAGAACATATCAACTAAATATAGTTAAGGTTCGAACTCCTCCGATATTTGGATTGTGGGtactataaatttaaagattaaaggCATCAAAGATGGTTGGAGTATGAACTGATTCTCAAGTCCTCCTTTGAGTGCCGCTGTTGTGGCGGGGCAATGATGTGGTATCAGGATAGGACTGACAAGGAATCCAAGGTTCTCCTTATGCTGTATGGATGGCAAAATGCGGCTGCCGGAGCTGGCAGAACCACCTCCGCTGTTAGCAGGATCGTTGGATCTTAACGGAGGTAGGAGGAGATCATCAAAATTCATAGGAAAAATCCATGGGTGGTCAAATTGATCGTTCAATGAACCAGGAAAGGGTGACATACATCCTTCGGCTAACTAGGCAGAATCATCACAGATCTGGAATCTAATTGTCTGCGAATGGTTGAAGATCACACCTCCTAGTAGGATCTAAATATTGCAGTCGTAAGCTCACAGTTCAGAATGCTTGGTCAACATTATGTGTTGATTAAGTCATTTTGAATACAATCTACAATCACAGTTGCTGGTTTTATTACTGAAAATCCTAATGAAGAAGCTGACTATGCTGTGACTAAATTTTGTTGTATAATAAgtttatcttaaaataaattcttcttaccatttttttttatatattataatttctccatttaatttttttttaaaaaaactaatttaaaaatatatcttaatcattaataacaatttaaacCTGTTATTGCATATTGGTGGCTTTTTATTGAAATCTTAGTTTAAcctgagttttaaattaaataagataaaaattaatctgaTATGACATGATCAACCTAACAAGTTAAATCTTAACTGAATTAACTCGATTAAAAtctagtttgattttaatttttttaaataacataattttaatttattttttaaaataatattttaaattaatttaaatgaatatgTCCAACCCATAACACCCATAAGAAGCGAGGTTAATAATTTGGGTGCATGAGGTGCGGCAGACCCCATTGAAGAGCACCACTTCAGACTTTCCATGCATAAAACCTGCTTGGAAACTCGTTcgaaacaatgttttttaaaattttgattttttgatttaatttttttatatttttataataaattaatattaaaaataattttttttaaataaaaaatattttaaaaaacaacctctaCTTTATTCTAAATTACTATTATAACCGGACCGGGTCCAGACACAATCAAACTCGAAGGAACAAATATCATGACATAGGGGGAGAGAAAAGAACGAACCCTAGAGACCGAGTGGAGTAGGATAGatagaagagagaaaacaaagacACAGGTTCGTTTCTTCTACCCTCTCTCTCTGCTTGTTTTCGGTTCGATTAGCTTTTGCGTGTAAAATTAGTGGCTTTCGAACCCTAGATTCgctttcaatttttcttctgttttcttttttcccctttctattgttaaatttagttatGAAAtagttaaattgttttaattattgcgTTTGATGTGCTTTgtagttttcttgttttgagtGATTAATTTATGGTGTATTTgttgtttagggttttaatGGATTCCGGCATTCAGTCTCCGCAGTTGGAGAATACTGAAACGAAAGCAACATTTCGTAAGCCTTCAAATGATATGGCTAACAGGAAATATCGACGCCATTCTCCTATGAATGGGTCATCCTTGTCTGATGGTTAGTTTGTTAAactttggttttggatttctggGTTTGTTGTGGTTTTTAGCTTGATTCAAGTTTGGTATGGTTTCGTTAGAATGTTGTTGCTAGACATTTGTTATTGAGTTACAGCATTGTAGTGTAGTGAGGGTTGATTGGTTTTGTTCGGTTGcttttttgtgtaatttataGGGAGTCCGAAGCGTGATCAAAGCTCTAGTCCGGTAGTTCAGAGGGATGATCCTGCAAAAGCTTCTCAGAGAAGGAAGGGTGAAGAGAAAGAACTGGATAGGGATTCTGGGCGGAGTCGGTATGAGAAGAATGGAGAATCGTATAGACATTCTGATCGCTATTCTTCCAGGAGCTCTCATGGTTATTCTAGGAATGATGACTATAGTAGACATGACAGGCGTGTAGATGATGGAGACAGGCATCATCAGGTGGTTTCTCATTCTGGCCGGGAGTCAAAGGATGGTGAGCGTGGTAGGTCAAGGGACTATGCTAGAAATTCGGAGAAATATTCTCGTGATAGACATGATGGTTCAGGTCACAGAAACATGGACAAAGAGAGGGAATTATCGGAGCATCAGAAGTTGAAAGATAAGGACTTTTCACCTGATAGAGTTGGATCTGGTAGGAAATATACTAGCATAGTCTCTGAAGAGAAGGATAGGGATTGGCACAGGCGGGACAGAGATGGTCGTGATGAGAAAAGAGATTATCATAGGAGTTCTGGAGATCATAAAAGTGATCGATCATCCTATTACGAGGACACCAGAGGATATCGAAATGACTCTTCTGGAAGGGATCGCCTTAGAGAGTCTTATAAGAATGACCCAAAGGAATTGAATGGCctgaaggaaaagaagaaacatgATAACTGGGAAACTAGCAGGGATAAGGATCGGTACAGTAAAGCACCAGGGGAGAAGAATGATGATAAATCTGCTTTTGGGAGTGAAAAACCAGAATCTCCTGCCAAAAAGCCAAAATTGTTTAGCTCTAGCAAGGACCCAGATTACAGTGGAGATGGTAATCATTTTGCTTTGTCTGATGTTTTGTTGAGTCACTTTACCTTGTTTGCATACTTGTTTTTACAAGTTGAGATCTATTAATTATGAAGTTTCTACAACTGTAGTTAATCAAAAGCAGTCTTCAAGTTCAATGCTAGCCCAGGAGGTTGATAATAAGGTCAATGTAGGACAAGCACATGCCAATACTTCAGAGGCAGCTAATGATTTAGATGCTGCAAAGGTTGCTGCTATGAAAGCTGCTGAGTTAGGTACACAATACTTCTACATATATGTaattgatatttgatattttatgacTGTGCCGTGGTTTTGAAGGGTTCTCTTTATATTGCATGCATTACTTCTTGGGTTGTCTGGCCCCATGATATGAAATAAGAAGATTTCTCAAGTGCCTCAGTCTTATAGTATGAATCATTCACGTACAGAGTGTATACTTCAAGAGGGATTTAGCTTGCAGTCTCATGCTCTTTTATGAATCCGAGGGAATGGAAACTTATTTTGTACAAGATCCAACTCATGTTTGGGGCCTCGACACATCTTTATAGAAATTGGTACATGTTGGCTGGTATTGATTGGGTTGATCCATTACTCCTGTTGTTTTCAGATATGTTTTTGTAAATGCAAAGTGAGCACAGGTTAGAATCCATTTAGGTATATTTTGGTGGTTGAAGGAGGAATACAGCAACATGATTTCCGGTATCAAGAGATAAAGGCTTCTCTTGCCTCCTGTGGGATAATTGACTTGGCATTTTGCGTTTCCAGCTCACGAGGAAGTTTTTTCATAGATGGGAATGTTTTGGGTTatgttgattctttttttgtttgtagtttttttagtCACATTAAATGAGTGGCATCTTAGTAGTGCCTTTTTGTAGAGTTAGTTTTACTTATACTAATTATACCTCCTAGCACCCATGCTgctactattgtttttttttgcacactttttttttcctttttatctttctCAGTGCCCTTCATTTCCTCTTTTCTCGAGTTCACCATTATATATTCACCCTTCATTTGCACCATCTTCACTTATGCCAAGCAGGCCATTATGATAGAGCTGAATGAATGGAGTGTTTGGTGAGCTACATCTAGCTTCATGCATCGTTATATTTGAGAGGAATGTATGTTTTATTTCTGTGTGACACGAATGGATGGATCTGTCTCCATTGCTTGATGCCCATGGGTGCTATAGATGTTATTCAAATCAAATGATGCACTGACAGTCTTTTATCTCCTTGAACTTGTTtcaattgaaagtttttttcatGCATGATACAGTTAACAAGAACCTAGTTGGAGTGGGTTTTATGTCTACTGAGCAAAAGAAGAAGCTGCTTTGGGGGAGTAAGAAGAGTGCTGCTCCAGAAGAGGTATCTCCTTTATTCTGCTTGTGTTGGCTGCTTCTTTCTACTTACCTGTTGAACACCCTCACTCTTTTTACAGACTGGTCGCCGGTGGGATACTGTTATGTTTGGCGATCGTGAAAGGCAAGAAAAGTTCAACAAACTCATGGTAATTCTCATTTcgttttttcatggttctttcTATCTGTTCTAAAGTGGTTCTGCTGTCAGgttggttaagaatgttttataGAAAGGATCCATTGTTGCTTGTGCATGTTTCCATTCTCAATTAGTTCACCTACTAACACAGTTTCAGAGTCTGAGTTTGCCTTGGTGCCTATGGCCAATTGTAGGGTGTAAAAGGAGATGTGAAGGTGGAGCCCCAACCCGACAGTCAAGATGCAGAGAAACAGAAGGAACTCCAGATGGATCTAGAAAAACAGTATACTGCTGGGCTTCGACGAAGAGATGGCCGCACTGTTGGATTGGGTCTTTGAGCATCTGTTTAAgatctcacaaaacactgtttCCAGATATTTTGTTGCACTTTTGTGCAAGAATCACATTTTCTGTAACTATATGCGCTTGCCATGTTTGCCCTTGGACATCTCGCATTTTGTCTAAAGAACGGTCTCgctttagagatttttttatcctgatTGTGCTGAAGTGTTTATGTTTGTTGCAATTTTGCATGGTTACATGAATATCGCCACTGTCTCAAGTACCATGGGTTGGTTTAAGCCCCCCGTATCATACACAGATGAGTAAATCTCATGAATTTTTATAGTTGTGATATGGATGATCTGTTTTTAATCCAATCTCACAAGGAGAATAAGGTGCAAGGTGCTCCAAAACGAGAAGTAGACATAGACTTCATTCTTGAACGACCAAGCAGGAATCTAAATTACTTCCTGACGCAAATGCTGGCAGATCTGAAATAGACAGAAACAAAGAATGGAACAAAGAATGTTGGTCGATGGATTTCGGGTCACAAACAAGAAGAAGTTCGGTGTCCTCAAACTTCGTAGAAATCGATCATGATGAAGatgtaatgaaaaaaacagaTCTAAATGACTCAGATTCCAGTTACTTCAGAATTGTAGCCCAGCTGAAGTGAGTGTATCGTTATGTCAGGATGTGATGGATACTTGGTGTGGCAACGGTGGCAACAAGGTGAAAGAAACAAGACTCTCTCGAAGTCTATTTGGTGTCGCTATAGAGGAGCTAGCGTCACCTTCGCCCAATTTCTAGCAAAACTTAAAACTTCATTGTTTTGAGTATTTTGAAGTTGGATTAGCCACTGAGAAACTAGAACACCTCTTGCCTGTACCAATCATTTCTATCTTCAGGGGAAGAACATTGCTCATGTGGATTAACAAGTGGGGTTTAGGTGGGATTGGCACTAAAATGTCGCACCCCACCCATTCATCAGCCAGCCTAAACCACAATTGTTGCCACCTTTCTTATCCTAAAAGTTGAAGCACCCGACCTGATCTTTAAAGCCAGCATCATTGGTTCTATTCTAGCCCCCTGCCATACTAGCACAAAAAGATTAAGTCCCCCTTCTCATTTGAGCCATCGCttctctttgcttttcttttctttagtgGACACCATTGTAATTatcttgaaagttgaaaccaaGGTcatcaaaaactatttttttacacGACATGAAAAATACAATGTAAACTCGggtcgtaaaatcataaaatcgtaagtaagtttttgtttttcatacatTAATAAGCGATTTCATCAATAAAGATGTGACGTATTTGTTCTTGCATTATAAAATCCTACCATGCAAGATCCAAGGGAAAAAGTTGGAAGTGGTTGGTAAGACTTTGCGACcaagaaaaaacattgaaaacaattatGTCTTCACAATCATGCTTTCTTGTTGGCTAACACAAGTTCCAATACTCACTCCAAATGCATGACCATTTGTATTGTTTTAGCTTATTTAATGTCTTTTGCCTTGATTACatcacttttaaatattgttatgcTTTCATAAGCTTTAAATATTGTTTGTTATTCACCATGAATATCAACAAGTGAATCAACAATGAAATGTATGCTTTATATGAATTAAAACGAATGAATCAAGCAATTCAAagtaagagtttttttttaatcatggtgGATCAAACTTTAGAGTATGGTCCATCACTTTTATCcataaaaatatctcaatagaataagaatttttaaaattctatctcataatacataattttttatttattaagaatgGTTTAAGCAAGACTATGTTTCCTTCTTCCTTACACTATTGAATattgattgaagaaataattCATGGATACAAACGCTTGTGGGGCTCATGCGTTAATGAGGAAACAAAATGGTATGCAATGAGGaaaataagaatttaaaatttaaaattattgtaaaatcatacaatcaataataaaattgtgattttacccaattttacatgattttagttttattttattgtttttttatttttatataattttgcataataaatCTATATTAACTcttaaattatacaattttagaatttaattaaagattttaataacCTTAATTGAAACCATGATATCACATCCTCATAATGGTGAATTTCTATTGTACTTTCACTTTTGAATGAGAATAGTACGAGGAGAGTTGAGGTAGTTGATGAAGCATAATTCATAAGAAAGCATGAAAGATTTGGAGGATACCATCCCATCACTTTTATGGGCTAGACAAGGATTCTACTACAGCCACCTTTAAGAGCATCATACCTAGCTACATCTCAAATTCTAAACTCTAGTAATTAGATACTGTtttagaacaaaataaaaataaaaatagtgggAATAAAGGGGACGTagtttcatgtattttttgtttttaaaataaaaaaattcattataaaactATTCccgatatatatttattttatattattatctcttTAACAAAATACGATTTTATCTCTtctatatatgtttgttttgttcTGGAATATTAACCAGAtataacctaaaaaaactagaaaaaatataatattttagcaCTTAATATGATGTGGGTGCCTCACTCACATGAACTCTATTACAATTTTTGTCTTCCAAAGTTAAAATggccatttaatatttttaaaaacgttGATAGGCAGTGGAGGAATGGTAAATgtgttaatgaaaaaaaagaaaaaaagaaaaggaaaaaggataGCTAAGCTAGGCTAGAACAACTTTGTCCATGTTCCTTTCATTTGGCAGAAGAGGGCACTCATAAATCTTTTGCTTACTTCAGCAACTTTTAGCATAAAGTCACTCATAGTGTTTGGGTGAATAATTAATGTAAGTGGGGGACATACTTTGCATAATTGTATGAATTGATAGTACTGAAATGtggtaaagaaaaataaaaaaaaagcttccattgtaatatcattttgaactatgataattataattaattaaacataatcCACTATCTTTTATTAAACTTGACGTGATTTAAGGTTCAAATCACAAGTTATacaatttaaagtttaaactagattaatttatttaattttttcaataattaactTGAAGTTGACTTGATCCACTGGCTAAACCGGGATAGTTTTTATAACCATGCTTCATATATTATACGTTTCACAAATGTTTTTGCAGACCTAGCATGAGagataaataatatgaaaaagaaagtgattattttttcattgattttacaTTTATTATGCTATTCATATAAAACTTAACTAATCAATAtaaatttctagaaaaaaatgacatttgaaaatcattacaaaatacaaaatattacaTTTCACATGTGATAAAATCTGTTTGCATGTCTGGCTACCTAGATTACTTGATTCATATCATATTTGTGAAGTGGGTGACACCAAGAAAAGTCTTGTAACAAACTcaagttaataataacaataatttgaattaaaataaattgactc encodes:
- the LOC7496082 gene encoding uncharacterized protein LOC7496082 isoform X1, translated to MDSGIQSPQLENTETKATFRKPSNDMANRKYRRHSPMNGSSLSDGSPKRDQSSSPVVQRDDPAKASQRRKGEEKELDRDSGRSRYEKNGESYRHSDRYSSRSSHGYSRNDDYSRHDRRVDDGDRHHQVVSHSGRESKDGERGRSRDYARNSEKYSRDRHDGSGHRNMDKERELSEHQKLKDKDFSPDRVGSGRKYTSIVSEEKDRDWHRRDRDGRDEKRDYHRSSGDHKSDRSSYYEDTRGYRNDSSGRDRLRESYKNDPKELNGLKEKKKHDNWETSRDKDRYSKAPGEKNDDKSAFGSEKPESPAKKPKLFSSSKDPDYSGDVSTTVVNQKQSSSSMLAQEVDNKVNVGQAHANTSEAANDLDAAKVAAMKAAELVNKNLVGVGFMSTEQKKKLLWGSKKSAAPEETGRRWDTVMFGDRERQEKFNKLMSLSLPWCLWPIVGCKRRCEGGAPTRQSRCRETEGTPDGSRKTVYCWASTKRWPHCWIGSLSICLRSHKTLFPDILLHFCARITFSVTICACHVCPWTSRILSKERSRFRDFFILIVLKCLCLLQFCMVT
- the LOC7496082 gene encoding uncharacterized protein LOC7496082 isoform X2 — its product is MDSGIQSPQLENTETKATFRKPSNDMANRKYRRHSPMNGSSLSDGSPKRDQSSSPVVQRDDPAKASQRRKGEEKELDRDSGRSRYEKNGESYRHSDRYSSRSSHGYSRNDDYSRHDRRVDDGDRHHQVVSHSGRESKDGERGRSRDYARNSEKYSRDRHDGSGHRNMDKERELSEHQKLKDKDFSPDRVGSGRKYTSIVSEEKDRDWHRRDRDGRDEKRDYHRSSGDHKSDRSSYYEDTRGYRNDSSGRDRLRESYKNDPKELNGLKEKKKHDNWETSRDKDRYSKAPGEKNDDKSAFGSEKPESPAKKPKLFSSSKDPDYSGDVNQKQSSSSMLAQEVDNKVNVGQAHANTSEAANDLDAAKVAAMKAAELVNKNLVGVGFMSTEQKKKLLWGSKKSAAPEETGRRWDTVMFGDRERQEKFNKLMSLSLPWCLWPIVGCKRRCEGGAPTRQSRCRETEGTPDGSRKTVYCWASTKRWPHCWIGSLSICLRSHKTLFPDILLHFCARITFSVTICACHVCPWTSRILSKERSRFRDFFILIVLKCLCLLQFCMVT
- the LOC7496082 gene encoding uncharacterized protein LOC7496082 isoform X5 codes for the protein MDSGIQSPQLENTETKATFRKPSNDMANRKYRRHSPMNGSSLSDGSPKRDQSSSPVVQRDDPAKASQRRKGEEKELDRDSGRSRYEKNGESYRHSDRYSSRSSHGYSRNDDYSRHDRRVDDGDRHHQVVSHSGRESKDGERGRSRDYARNSEKYSRDRHDGSGHRNMDKERELSEHQKLKDKDFSPDRVGSGRKYTSIVSEEKDRDWHRRDRDGRDEKRDYHRSSGDHKSDRSSYYEDTRGYRNDSSGRDRLRESYKNDPKELNGLKEKKKHDNWETSRDKDRYSKAPGEKNDDKSAFGSEKPESPAKKPKLFSSSKDPDYSGDVSTTVVNQKQSSSSMLAQEVDNKVNVGQAHANTSEAANDLDAAKVAAMKAAELECILQEGFSLQSHALL
- the LOC7496082 gene encoding uncharacterized protein LOC7496082 isoform X4, producing the protein MDSGIQSPQLENTETKATFRKPSNDMANRKYRRHSPMNGSSLSDGSPKRDQSSSPVVQRDDPAKASQRRKGEEKELDRDSGRSRYEKNGESYRHSDRYSSRSSHGYSRNDDYSRHDRRVDDGDRHHQVVSHSGRESKDGERGRSRDYARNSEKYSRDRHDGSGHRNMDKERELSEHQKLKDKDFSPDRVGSGRKYTSIVSEEKDRDWHRRDRDGRDEKRDYHRSSGDHKSDRSSYYEDTRGYRNDSSGRDRLRESYKNDPKELNGLKEKKKHDNWETSRDKDRYSKAPGEKNDDKSAFGSEKPESPAKKPKLFSSSKDPDYSGDVNQKQSSSSMLAQEVDNKVNVGQAHANTSEAANDLDAAKVAAMKAAELVNKNLVGVGFMSTEQKKKLLWGSKKSAAPEETGRRWDTVMFGDRERQEKFNKLMGVKGDVKVEPQPDSQDAEKQKELQMDLEKQYTAGLRRRDGRTVGLGL
- the LOC7496082 gene encoding uncharacterized protein LOC7496082 isoform X3, which codes for MDSGIQSPQLENTETKATFRKPSNDMANRKYRRHSPMNGSSLSDGSPKRDQSSSPVVQRDDPAKASQRRKGEEKELDRDSGRSRYEKNGESYRHSDRYSSRSSHGYSRNDDYSRHDRRVDDGDRHHQVVSHSGRESKDGERGRSRDYARNSEKYSRDRHDGSGHRNMDKERELSEHQKLKDKDFSPDRVGSGRKYTSIVSEEKDRDWHRRDRDGRDEKRDYHRSSGDHKSDRSSYYEDTRGYRNDSSGRDRLRESYKNDPKELNGLKEKKKHDNWETSRDKDRYSKAPGEKNDDKSAFGSEKPESPAKKPKLFSSSKDPDYSGDVSTTVVNQKQSSSSMLAQEVDNKVNVGQAHANTSEAANDLDAAKVAAMKAAELVNKNLVGVGFMSTEQKKKLLWGSKKSAAPEETGRRWDTVMFGDRERQEKFNKLMGVKGDVKVEPQPDSQDAEKQKELQMDLEKQYTAGLRRRDGRTVGLGL